A single genomic interval of Aureliella helgolandensis harbors:
- the speA gene encoding biosynthetic arginine decarboxylase, with protein MSASALQQWTIEDSNELYGIGRWSDGYFHISPNGSVCVSPDRNPDNSIDLKQLVDRLSQRGLELPVLIRFNGILADRLKRLNDCFHTAITDHDYQNRYRCVFPIKVNQQREVIQQIIEHGRTYGFGVEAGSKPELMAVIAMTDPNMPIICNGFKDEEFIRMALMAQRLGRTVIPVVEKVSELDLILKQSELLGVRPTIGMRVKLATRGSGRWQASGGYRSKFGLTVSEMLGQLDRLVECGMGDCFQLLHFHVGSQIGNIRQLKSAILEASRIYVDLFRRGAGLQYLDVGGGLGVDYDGSQTDTESSMNYSMQEYANDVVYHVQTVCDEASVPHPQLLSESGRAVAAQHSLLVMETLGVTAQGNVESTPVAVPEDYEQPVHDLWYAFDGLNEKNMRESFHDAQVSLDLCMNLFSGGYLPLEQRVAAENLYFAICHRIQDHCTSLDAMPEDIEHLDSMLSDIYFVNFSLFQSMPDSWAIDQLFPIMPIHRLAERPTRNAVLGDITCDSDGKVDAFTCNGKRQATLKLHGLVADQPYQLAVFMVGAYQEILGDLHNLFGDTHAVHVDLDEQGVKVKSIVKGDTVREVLSYVQYEDRELLDNLQTAVEQAVQAGAIDNEQAGETVAYYERALNNYTYLSTRPKL; from the coding sequence ATGAGTGCATCAGCGTTGCAACAATGGACGATAGAGGATTCCAACGAGCTTTACGGCATCGGACGTTGGAGTGACGGGTACTTTCACATTTCCCCCAATGGTTCCGTTTGCGTCTCACCGGATCGCAATCCAGACAATTCGATCGACCTCAAACAACTCGTCGACCGACTCAGCCAACGTGGGTTGGAATTGCCCGTCCTGATTCGATTCAACGGCATCCTGGCGGATCGCCTCAAACGGCTCAACGATTGTTTCCACACCGCCATCACCGATCATGATTACCAAAATCGCTACCGCTGCGTTTTCCCCATCAAGGTCAACCAGCAACGCGAGGTAATCCAACAGATCATTGAACATGGCCGCACCTATGGTTTTGGGGTGGAAGCGGGTAGCAAGCCCGAGCTGATGGCCGTGATCGCCATGACCGACCCGAACATGCCGATCATTTGCAACGGCTTTAAGGACGAAGAGTTTATCCGCATGGCGTTGATGGCGCAGCGGCTTGGTCGAACGGTCATTCCCGTCGTGGAGAAGGTTAGCGAACTCGACCTCATCCTCAAGCAATCCGAACTGCTCGGCGTGCGTCCCACCATCGGAATGCGGGTCAAATTGGCGACTCGCGGATCGGGGCGATGGCAGGCCAGCGGGGGGTATCGCAGCAAGTTCGGCTTGACGGTGTCTGAGATGCTAGGGCAGCTCGATCGCTTGGTCGAATGCGGTATGGGCGACTGCTTCCAATTGCTGCATTTCCACGTCGGCAGCCAGATCGGCAATATACGGCAGTTAAAATCAGCAATCCTTGAGGCATCGCGAATCTATGTCGACTTGTTCCGCAGAGGTGCCGGCTTGCAATACCTGGACGTGGGTGGCGGACTGGGAGTTGACTACGATGGTTCCCAAACCGACACCGAATCCAGCATGAACTACTCGATGCAAGAGTATGCCAATGACGTCGTCTACCACGTGCAAACGGTCTGTGACGAGGCGAGTGTGCCCCATCCCCAACTCCTGTCAGAGAGCGGACGCGCTGTAGCGGCTCAACATAGCCTGCTAGTCATGGAAACCCTGGGCGTCACCGCGCAAGGCAACGTGGAATCAACACCCGTCGCGGTACCAGAAGATTATGAACAACCGGTCCACGACCTGTGGTACGCCTTCGATGGGTTGAACGAAAAGAATATGCGTGAAAGCTTTCACGACGCTCAGGTCTCCTTAGACCTGTGCATGAATTTGTTCAGTGGGGGCTATCTACCCTTGGAGCAACGCGTCGCGGCCGAGAATCTTTACTTTGCCATCTGCCATCGCATCCAAGACCACTGCACTTCACTCGATGCCATGCCCGAGGATATCGAGCACCTCGACTCCATGCTCTCAGACATCTATTTCGTCAACTTCTCACTGTTTCAATCGATGCCTGACTCTTGGGCCATCGATCAGTTGTTTCCCATCATGCCCATCCATCGTCTCGCCGAACGCCCAACTCGCAATGCAGTACTAGGGGATATCACTTGCGACAGTGACGGCAAAGTCGATGCCTTCACCTGCAATGGCAAGCGGCAAGCGACCTTAAAACTTCATGGATTGGTCGCGGACCAACCCTACCAATTGGCCGTATTCATGGTTGGAGCCTACCAGGAAATACTCGGCGATCTCCACAATCTATTTGGTGACACCCACGCCGTTCACGTCGATTTGGACGAACAGGGAGTCAAAGTCAAATCAATCGTCAAGGGTGATACTGTTCGAGAAGTCTTGAGCTATGTACAGTATGAAGACCGTGAGTTGCTTGACAATTTGCAGACGGCCGTTGAGCAAGCCGTGCAAGCCGGCGCTATCGATAACGAACAAGCGGGTGAAACCGTGGCCTATTACGAACGCGCCCTCAACAATTACACTTATCTTTCCACTCGTCCCAAACTGTAA
- a CDS encoding alpha/beta hydrolase: MRHVLKLCAVVCLAGMGQADCGYAQTAGSDAFYQLGPDSLRQEGVPHGEVLGPFTLPSEAYEGTQHTYSVYVPAQYREDKPCSLMIFNDGHAFLAEQGSARATNVIDNLLHRREIPTMIAVFINPGRTPDQPEPSASEWGDRTTNRPTEYNSLDDRYARVIVDELLPELYAQFNISKEAQDHGIGGCSSGAIAAFTVAWHRPDQFSKVLSTVGSFTNIRGGHEYADIVLKSEKKPIRVYLQDGRNDNRGQRRGGQYDPKWDWFLQNVRLMQALTEKGYDVNYNWSIGTHGLKSGGVLLPEMMRWLWRDHAVSTDVNDRIERSFHEAAIQESAVAR; the protein is encoded by the coding sequence ATGCGTCATGTTTTGAAGTTGTGCGCCGTAGTGTGTTTGGCAGGCATGGGGCAGGCTGATTGCGGGTATGCCCAGACAGCCGGAAGCGATGCTTTTTATCAGTTGGGGCCCGATTCGCTCCGTCAGGAAGGAGTACCTCACGGGGAAGTGCTTGGGCCGTTCACGCTTCCCAGTGAGGCCTACGAGGGCACGCAACACACCTATTCGGTCTACGTGCCCGCTCAATACCGAGAGGATAAGCCGTGTAGCTTAATGATTTTCAACGACGGGCATGCCTTTCTGGCGGAGCAGGGCAGTGCGCGCGCTACCAACGTGATCGACAACTTGCTCCATCGGCGTGAAATCCCAACGATGATCGCCGTCTTTATTAACCCTGGACGAACTCCGGATCAACCCGAGCCGAGCGCGAGTGAATGGGGAGATCGAACTACCAATCGTCCCACGGAGTACAATAGCCTTGACGACAGGTACGCTCGGGTGATTGTCGACGAACTTCTGCCTGAACTCTACGCCCAATTCAATATCTCCAAAGAGGCCCAGGATCACGGTATCGGTGGATGTAGTTCCGGCGCGATCGCCGCATTCACCGTAGCATGGCATCGGCCCGATCAGTTCAGCAAAGTTCTCAGTACCGTGGGCAGCTTCACCAATATTCGTGGTGGGCATGAATACGCGGACATTGTTTTGAAGAGTGAGAAGAAGCCGATACGCGTTTACCTACAAGATGGTCGCAATGACAACCGAGGTCAGCGGCGCGGTGGACAATACGATCCCAAATGGGACTGGTTCTTGCAAAACGTGCGTCTCATGCAAGCGTTGACCGAGAAGGGCTATGACGTCAATTACAACTGGAGCATCGGGACCCATGGGCTCAAATCTGGTGGTGTTCTATTGCCCGAAATGATGCGTTGGTTGTGGCGTGATCACGCAGTCTCCACCGATGTGAACGATCGCATTGAACGGTCGTTTCACGAGGCCGCGATTCAAGAGTCGGCAGTAGCCCGCTGA
- a CDS encoding bifunctional GNAT family N-acetyltransferase/carbon-nitrogen hydrolase family protein, whose product MKDQANLDLADFEWNLVVRNTRLEDFETLVEIQKKCFPEMELWTRAQIESQLKHFPEGQFVVECDGRVIASCSSLLLSYEDELEWHNWKKTSDSGFIRNHKPDGNTMYGIEIMVDPDFRGMRLSRRLYEARKEFCRQRNVARIIIGGRIPGYCKHADEMTAREYVDRVVDKSIFDPVLTAQIANGFSVQGLIDNYLPSDVESCGYATFLEWKNFELRLKGARRHRRSVEPVRIGAVQYQMRAVADFDEFARQSRYFVDVAGDYKCDFLLFPELFTTQLLSCMPAQRPGSAARALSEFTPQYLELFTDMAVAFNTNIIGGSHFVVEDDVLYNIAFLFRRDGSIAKQYKLHITPSERRWWGVTGGHSIEVMDTDCGPISIQICYDSEFPEVGRIAAAKGANIFFVPFNTDTRNGYLRVRTCAAARCIENHVYVAIAGCTGNLPFVENADIHYAQTAILTPADVTFARDAIGAEANANIETVIIHDVDLELLRRHREQGSVTNWKDRRRDLYSVKSLETDSEF is encoded by the coding sequence ATGAAGGATCAGGCAAATCTCGATTTAGCCGATTTCGAATGGAATCTAGTCGTCCGAAATACCCGACTTGAGGACTTTGAGACACTTGTAGAAATTCAGAAGAAGTGTTTTCCAGAGATGGAATTGTGGACTCGAGCCCAAATCGAGAGCCAGCTTAAACACTTCCCCGAGGGGCAGTTTGTCGTCGAGTGTGACGGACGCGTCATCGCTTCCTGCAGCAGCTTGCTGTTGTCCTACGAAGACGAGTTGGAATGGCACAATTGGAAAAAGACGTCCGATTCGGGCTTCATCCGCAACCATAAGCCGGATGGAAACACGATGTACGGCATCGAGATCATGGTCGATCCCGATTTCCGAGGTATGCGTCTGTCACGCCGACTCTATGAAGCTCGGAAGGAATTCTGCCGACAACGCAATGTCGCCAGAATCATCATCGGAGGCCGTATCCCCGGCTACTGCAAGCATGCCGACGAGATGACTGCCCGCGAGTATGTCGATCGGGTCGTCGACAAATCGATTTTCGATCCAGTCCTCACGGCTCAAATTGCCAACGGCTTCTCTGTCCAAGGGTTGATTGACAATTACTTGCCCTCGGATGTCGAAAGTTGTGGCTACGCTACTTTCTTGGAATGGAAGAATTTTGAGTTGCGACTCAAGGGCGCTCGACGCCATCGCAGAAGCGTTGAGCCGGTGCGAATTGGCGCCGTCCAATACCAGATGCGGGCTGTAGCCGATTTTGATGAGTTTGCGCGCCAAAGCCGCTATTTCGTCGACGTAGCTGGCGATTACAAATGCGATTTCCTGCTCTTCCCTGAGCTTTTCACCACCCAGCTCCTGTCGTGCATGCCCGCGCAACGCCCCGGCAGCGCTGCACGCGCCCTGTCTGAATTCACGCCTCAGTATCTCGAGCTCTTTACCGATATGGCGGTCGCGTTCAACACGAACATCATCGGTGGCTCCCATTTCGTGGTGGAGGACGACGTCCTCTACAACATCGCATTCCTCTTCCGACGTGATGGTAGCATCGCCAAGCAATATAAATTGCATATCACTCCCAGTGAACGTCGCTGGTGGGGGGTTACCGGCGGACACTCCATCGAGGTCATGGATACCGATTGCGGTCCTATCTCGATCCAAATCTGCTACGACAGCGAATTTCCGGAAGTTGGACGAATCGCGGCGGCCAAAGGTGCCAATATCTTCTTTGTTCCCTTCAATACCGACACACGCAATGGCTATCTGCGCGTCCGAACCTGTGCAGCCGCCCGCTGTATCGAAAACCACGTCTACGTCGCGATCGCAGGCTGTACCGGCAATCTGCCGTTCGTCGAAAACGCCGACATCCACTACGCGCAAACCGCAATTCTCACGCCAGCCGACGTCACCTTCGCTCGCGATGCCATTGGTGCCGAAGCCAATGCCAATATCGAAACGGTGATCATTCACGATGTTGATTTGGAGCTGCTCCGCCGACACCGAGAGCAGGGAAGCGTCACCAATTGGAAGGATCGACGACGCGACCTCTACTCCGTCAAGTCGCTGGAGACAGATTCCGAATTCTAA
- a CDS encoding exo-alpha-sialidase: MNLSRICCLVFATSLLGTMGSSLAEEDWKLQPLKYNNPGLEVDLGVGLWAWPMPMDYDLDGDIDLLVACPDKPSNGVYFFENPTQDRHDKAPVFLPGVRVGATTHNFQVSYVDDQPRILKPGFEFPRDAKSGQFDFSHPQKIYPRSNVHPNNVRGNMWRYADFDGDGDQDLVIGVGDWMEYAWDNAYDGQGRWHNGPLRGYVYWIENEGDDATPKYSDTPRKLTAGGNAIDVYGWPSPNLADFDGDGDLDLLCGEFLDGFTYFQNVGSRTEPVYAAGEKLQDSVGEPLVMHLQMITPTAFDWDADGDLDLIVGDEDGRVALVENTGALAGGAPVFNPPSYFQQEADTLKFGALATPYAYDWDADGDQDILCGNTAGNIALFENLGTEGDATPMWAAPSLINVQVGADASKTQPFRIMAGPSGSIQGPAEAKWGYTTLTVADWDNDADPDILYNSILSRVGLLRNEQGRLIDTALDTGVLEAPPKWYWWKTLSSNSLTQWRTTPVAVDWNADGELDLVMLDQEGYLTLRPGGGEAQRIFIDEQNRPMQLNAKSCGGSGRIKLSVVDWDGDSRLDILVNSENATWYRNCEDRDGRVVLKKIGNLARRNVAGHTSSPAVCDFDENGKPDLLVGSENGRIYFIAHEDCVAYAPEQLTASPAAVAGKPKFPGFVSDEFIYTKASFPECHASTIVETSRGLVAAWFGGTRESHEDVGIWSSYHDGNGWSSPKEWANGIQHDSLRYPCWNPVLFQPPGDGPTLLFFKVGPNPREWWGEMMVSYDRGRTFTDRRRLPEGIDGPVRCKPILLDDGQTLLCGSSTEYDGWRVHFESIDLVGGVPSGNWKRVGPINTDDRFNAIQPTFLVHADGRIQVLNRTKESVITSSFSSDGGETWSEMQAIDMPNPNSGIDVVTLQDGRQLMIYNHLGSGDTGWGRRGLINLAISDDGISWRKVGVLEQEEKAEFSYPAIIQSADGMVHLTYTWKRKLIKHAVIDPQEIEVGEELSVGNWFAE, encoded by the coding sequence ATGAACTTATCGCGAATTTGCTGTCTAGTTTTTGCCACATCGCTGCTTGGCACGATGGGGAGTTCTCTGGCTGAAGAGGACTGGAAGCTTCAGCCCTTGAAATACAACAACCCAGGACTCGAAGTCGACTTGGGCGTAGGTTTATGGGCTTGGCCCATGCCTATGGATTACGATCTTGATGGGGATATCGACTTGCTGGTGGCTTGTCCCGACAAGCCGTCCAATGGTGTCTACTTTTTTGAAAACCCGACGCAGGATCGTCACGATAAAGCACCTGTGTTTCTACCTGGAGTTCGCGTGGGAGCGACGACACACAATTTCCAGGTGAGCTATGTTGACGATCAGCCAAGGATTCTAAAGCCAGGCTTCGAATTTCCGAGGGACGCGAAATCGGGTCAATTCGACTTTTCGCATCCACAGAAAATCTACCCTCGAAGCAATGTGCATCCCAACAACGTGCGTGGCAACATGTGGCGCTATGCCGACTTTGACGGGGACGGCGACCAGGATTTGGTAATCGGTGTAGGAGACTGGATGGAGTACGCCTGGGACAACGCCTACGATGGGCAAGGTCGCTGGCACAATGGCCCGTTGCGAGGTTACGTGTATTGGATAGAAAACGAGGGCGATGACGCAACGCCCAAGTATTCGGATACCCCGAGGAAGCTCACTGCCGGGGGGAACGCCATTGATGTCTACGGTTGGCCCTCACCGAACTTGGCGGATTTCGACGGGGATGGAGATTTGGACTTGTTGTGCGGTGAGTTTTTAGACGGCTTCACCTACTTCCAAAACGTTGGCTCGCGGACTGAGCCTGTCTATGCGGCTGGTGAGAAACTGCAAGACTCGGTTGGCGAGCCTTTAGTGATGCATTTGCAGATGATTACACCAACGGCTTTCGATTGGGATGCCGATGGCGATCTCGATCTGATTGTCGGTGATGAAGACGGACGCGTTGCGTTGGTCGAGAACACGGGGGCCCTCGCTGGTGGTGCTCCCGTATTTAATCCGCCTTCCTATTTTCAGCAGGAGGCGGACACTCTGAAATTTGGCGCATTAGCAACTCCCTATGCTTACGACTGGGATGCCGATGGGGATCAAGACATCCTCTGTGGAAACACGGCAGGCAACATTGCGCTGTTCGAAAACTTGGGCACCGAGGGAGACGCCACTCCAATGTGGGCGGCCCCCAGTTTAATAAATGTTCAGGTTGGTGCCGATGCTTCGAAAACTCAGCCTTTCCGCATCATGGCTGGGCCTAGTGGATCGATTCAGGGGCCCGCGGAAGCCAAGTGGGGCTACACTACGTTGACGGTGGCCGATTGGGACAACGATGCGGACCCCGACATCCTCTACAACTCGATCTTGTCCCGTGTGGGGCTCCTCCGCAATGAGCAGGGGCGGTTGATTGACACCGCCTTGGACACTGGGGTGCTCGAAGCGCCTCCCAAATGGTATTGGTGGAAAACTTTGTCGAGCAATAGTCTGACTCAGTGGCGCACGACGCCAGTCGCCGTTGATTGGAACGCTGATGGAGAACTCGATCTCGTGATGCTCGACCAGGAAGGGTATTTGACGCTACGACCTGGTGGCGGAGAAGCTCAACGCATTTTCATCGATGAACAGAATCGCCCCATGCAATTGAATGCGAAATCGTGTGGGGGATCAGGTCGGATTAAGTTATCGGTCGTGGATTGGGACGGTGATTCACGGCTCGACATTTTGGTCAATTCTGAAAACGCAACGTGGTACCGCAACTGTGAAGATCGCGATGGGCGAGTTGTTCTGAAAAAGATCGGAAATTTGGCGCGACGCAATGTCGCCGGTCACACCTCGAGTCCGGCGGTTTGCGACTTCGACGAAAACGGTAAGCCTGATTTGTTGGTGGGGTCGGAGAATGGACGCATCTATTTCATCGCCCACGAGGACTGTGTCGCCTACGCGCCAGAGCAATTGACCGCTTCACCAGCGGCGGTCGCCGGGAAGCCTAAGTTCCCCGGTTTTGTAAGTGACGAGTTCATCTACACCAAAGCCAGCTTTCCAGAATGTCATGCGTCCACAATTGTGGAAACCAGTCGCGGGTTAGTAGCTGCTTGGTTCGGTGGCACTCGTGAGAGTCATGAAGATGTGGGGATTTGGTCGAGCTATCATGACGGCAACGGTTGGTCCTCTCCCAAAGAATGGGCGAATGGTATTCAGCACGATTCGCTGCGTTATCCCTGTTGGAACCCTGTGCTGTTTCAGCCACCCGGCGATGGCCCGACTCTGCTGTTCTTCAAGGTTGGTCCCAATCCGCGAGAGTGGTGGGGCGAGATGATGGTCAGCTACGATCGTGGACGGACGTTTACGGATCGACGTCGATTACCCGAGGGAATTGATGGACCGGTTCGCTGCAAACCCATCCTGTTGGACGATGGGCAAACGCTGCTTTGCGGCTCGTCCACCGAATATGACGGATGGCGAGTTCATTTCGAATCCATCGACTTGGTTGGCGGAGTTCCCAGCGGGAATTGGAAGCGAGTGGGGCCCATCAATACGGACGATCGGTTCAATGCAATTCAGCCAACATTTTTGGTGCATGCCGACGGTCGCATCCAAGTATTGAATCGGACTAAGGAAAGCGTCATCACGTCAAGTTTCTCAAGTGATGGAGGAGAAACGTGGTCTGAAATGCAAGCCATCGACATGCCCAACCCCAACTCTGGAATCGATGTCGTGACGCTCCAGGATGGACGCCAGTTGATGATCTATAACCACCTGGGCTCAGGCGATACCGGTTGGGGGCGACGCGGATTGATCAACTTGGCCATCTCAGACGACGGCATAAGTTGGCGCAAAGTTGGTGTTCTGGAACAAGAGGAAAAGGCAGAGTTTAGCTATCCAGCGATTATTCAGAGCGCGGATGGTATGGTGCACTTGACTTACACATGGAAACGCAAGCTCATCAAACATGCGGTAATTGATCCGCAAGAGATTGAAGTAGGAGAAGAACTTTCCGTCGGCAATTGGTTCGCTGAATAA
- a CDS encoding amidohydrolase family protein, with translation MPDDPTTSSQSKLSFRRAFIQRTAALSTLAALVPLGTPALLASENSNSKLVDTHLHCFAGSEDLRFPYHARAPYRPTAVASPEHLLRCMDEAGVAYAVVVHPEPYQDDHRYLEHCLEIGNGRLKGTCLVFADRPHAAAKLRDLSTRLPIVAARVHAYAPGRLPPFGQPELRDLWKVAADLGLAVQLHFEPRYAPGFEPLIREFSDTTVIIDHLGRPFQGTPQEHAVVIKWAELPNTVIKLSSIPATTSYPHRDPSQVILQLSRAFGPERMLYGGGFNAEATGTSYQAAFETARRYLPHLSAAEQNLVLGGNAMKLFNFGGES, from the coding sequence ATGCCTGACGATCCGACAACAAGCTCGCAATCCAAGCTCAGCTTTCGGCGAGCGTTTATCCAGCGAACGGCCGCACTATCCACGCTTGCCGCGCTGGTTCCCCTAGGCACGCCAGCGTTGCTGGCAAGTGAAAATTCGAACTCCAAGCTGGTCGACACGCACCTGCACTGTTTCGCTGGCAGCGAGGATCTTCGCTTTCCTTACCACGCACGGGCTCCCTACCGTCCCACAGCGGTCGCTTCGCCGGAACATCTGCTCAGGTGCATGGACGAGGCCGGGGTCGCCTATGCGGTGGTGGTGCACCCCGAACCCTATCAAGACGACCATCGGTATTTAGAGCACTGCTTAGAGATCGGCAACGGCAGGCTAAAGGGGACGTGCCTTGTCTTTGCCGATCGCCCCCATGCTGCCGCCAAATTGCGAGACTTGTCCACTCGCCTGCCCATTGTGGCGGCGCGCGTCCATGCCTACGCTCCCGGACGTCTGCCGCCGTTTGGCCAGCCGGAACTGCGAGACCTATGGAAGGTGGCCGCCGATTTAGGATTGGCCGTGCAACTCCATTTTGAACCACGCTATGCACCCGGATTTGAACCATTGATCCGCGAGTTCTCGGACACAACGGTGATCATCGATCATCTCGGCAGGCCCTTTCAGGGAACTCCGCAAGAACACGCGGTGGTCATTAAGTGGGCGGAACTCCCCAACACGGTGATCAAGCTCTCGTCGATCCCTGCCACCACTTCCTATCCCCACCGAGACCCTAGCCAGGTCATCCTGCAGCTGTCCCGAGCCTTTGGCCCGGAGCGGATGCTCTATGGTGGTGGATTCAACGCGGAGGCAACGGGAACTAGCTACCAAGCGGCCTTTGAGACGGCGCGCAGGTACCTTCCGCATCTATCCGCCGCGGAACAAAACTTGGTCCTGGGCGGCAACGCAATGAAACTCTTTAACTTCGGTGGAGAGAGTTAA
- the xerC gene encoding tyrosine recombinase XerC, with protein MHSAIAQFLQYLAVEKNASQFTVKSYREDLMDLADYLADQLGAGVKPSQIAPRDLRAYTAALHEAGYARTSIARKLASLRSFYRFAQRQNLADSNPAKPLRNPRGQRKLPHFLTGEEIGQLFDAPPKLTPQGLRDRAIFETMYSAGLRVSEVVGLNDGDIDIEDEIARVRGKGRRERLSPMGRYALQALDAYKRVRVVSSASDLGRQTPVFVNRFGNRLTTRSVGRMLEKYILQTGLDTRTSPHTLRHSFATHLLDRGADIRSVQELLGHKSLVTTQIYTHLSTANLREVYLKAHPRARS; from the coding sequence ATGCACAGTGCAATTGCCCAATTCTTGCAATACCTAGCAGTAGAGAAGAATGCTTCGCAATTCACGGTCAAATCGTATCGTGAAGACCTCATGGATCTCGCTGACTACCTCGCCGATCAACTCGGCGCAGGAGTCAAGCCGTCGCAAATAGCACCGCGAGATCTCCGCGCCTACACCGCGGCATTGCACGAAGCGGGCTACGCTCGCACCAGCATTGCACGCAAGTTAGCATCCCTGCGCAGCTTCTACCGCTTTGCCCAACGCCAGAATCTGGCGGATTCCAACCCGGCAAAGCCACTCCGCAATCCACGAGGGCAACGAAAGTTACCGCATTTCCTGACCGGTGAGGAGATTGGCCAACTGTTCGATGCGCCTCCGAAGTTGACCCCTCAAGGCTTGCGCGACCGAGCAATCTTTGAAACGATGTACTCCGCTGGTTTGCGGGTCAGCGAAGTCGTTGGGTTAAACGACGGCGATATCGATATCGAGGATGAGATTGCCAGAGTCCGTGGAAAAGGTCGGCGGGAGCGGTTGAGTCCAATGGGGCGCTACGCACTCCAGGCACTCGACGCATACAAACGCGTGCGAGTCGTCTCTTCCGCATCCGATTTAGGACGCCAAACTCCGGTCTTCGTGAATCGATTTGGAAATCGCCTGACCACGCGCAGCGTTGGACGCATGCTCGAAAAGTACATCCTCCAAACCGGACTCGATACTCGCACTTCTCCGCACACCTTGCGTCACAGTTTCGCCACGCACCTGCTCGATCGCGGAGCAGACATCCGCAGCGTACAGGAACTCCTCGGACACAAGAGCCTCGTTACGACGCAGATCTACACCCATCTATCGACCGCAAATCTGCGCGAAGTCTACTTGAAGGCACACCCTCGAGCACGCAGTTGA
- a CDS encoding sulfatase family protein gives MSRCASMLFLWGLLTCGAVSGQERPNFVIFVADDMAWEDSGAYGHPHIRTPNLDNLADAGIRFDQAYLTCSSCSPSRCSILTGRYPHATGAGELHLPLPADAQLLTSPLGQAGYWTAAVGKWHLGGAVVDQVSYRRDSRPEAMGQAWVEALQSRPRDQPFFLWAAHTDPHRPYASGTIEIPHEAMRDVVVPPFLPDEPEVRRDLALYYDEIARFDEHVGMVLAELESQGVSQNTFVLVLSDNGRPFPSCKTRVTIPGVRTPFLVRWPAKIGAGRTSQQLVSSVDIAPTILELAGIEPLATFQGESFVDLLDSATAEIRTEAFAEHNWHDYQAFERSVLTTQYCYVRNWLPQLAGTPPADAVTGATFRKMQELKGSDRLTAFQLECFESPRPEEFLFDSVLDPNCLVNLAQDARFAAVLAEMRAKLAGWQMETEDAFPGQSQLTPDGFDRESGKRLINAAHPSLQKK, from the coding sequence ATGAGTCGCTGTGCGAGCATGCTCTTCCTGTGGGGGCTACTGACCTGTGGAGCGGTAAGCGGTCAGGAGCGGCCGAATTTTGTTATCTTCGTCGCCGATGATATGGCCTGGGAAGATAGCGGTGCCTACGGGCACCCCCACATCCGAACTCCCAACCTAGACAACCTTGCCGATGCAGGCATCCGCTTTGACCAGGCTTATTTGACATGCTCTTCATGCAGCCCCAGTCGCTGCTCAATCCTTACGGGACGCTATCCTCACGCAACGGGCGCTGGTGAACTCCACTTGCCACTACCGGCCGATGCCCAACTGCTGACGTCGCCGCTCGGGCAAGCGGGCTATTGGACTGCAGCAGTAGGCAAGTGGCATTTGGGTGGCGCCGTTGTTGATCAAGTCAGTTATCGGCGCGATTCGCGTCCTGAAGCAATGGGACAGGCGTGGGTAGAGGCTCTGCAATCGCGGCCGCGCGATCAACCGTTTTTCCTCTGGGCGGCACACACCGACCCACATCGTCCCTATGCGAGTGGCACGATTGAGATTCCGCACGAAGCGATGCGAGATGTCGTCGTGCCCCCTTTCCTGCCCGATGAACCGGAAGTGCGCCGCGATCTAGCCTTGTACTACGACGAGATCGCGAGATTTGACGAACATGTGGGAATGGTGCTAGCGGAGTTGGAGTCGCAGGGAGTCTCCCAAAACACGTTCGTTTTGGTCCTAAGCGACAATGGGCGTCCCTTCCCCAGTTGCAAAACTCGCGTAACCATCCCTGGAGTACGCACACCGTTTCTCGTGCGATGGCCAGCGAAAATTGGAGCAGGTCGCACGTCGCAGCAGTTGGTCAGCTCTGTCGACATCGCTCCAACCATTCTGGAACTAGCCGGCATTGAACCGCTCGCCACATTCCAGGGAGAGAGTTTTGTCGACCTGCTCGACTCCGCGACGGCTGAAATTCGAACCGAAGCGTTCGCGGAACATAACTGGCATGACTACCAGGCATTTGAACGCAGTGTCTTAACCACGCAATACTGCTACGTCCGCAACTGGCTTCCCCAATTGGCGGGCACTCCTCCCGCTGATGCGGTGACCGGGGCCACGTTCCGCAAGATGCAAGAGCTCAAGGGAAGCGATCGTTTGACTGCTTTTCAGTTGGAATGTTTCGAATCTCCACGTCCTGAGGAGTTTTTGTTTGACTCGGTGCTGGATCCCAACTGCCTAGTGAACTTGGCCCAAGATGCGCGTTTTGCGGCAGTCCTGGCCGAAATGCGTGCCAAGTTAGCTGGCTGGCAAATGGAGACTGAAGATGCATTTCCGGGACAGAGTCAGTTGACTCCCGACGGATTTGACCGTGAATCGGGGAAGCGGCTGATCAATGCTGCTCACCCCAGCCTGCAGAAAAAGTAG